The following DNA comes from Desertifilum tharense IPPAS B-1220.
ACCTGGCGGATTATTTGCGCCCGCCCTGCTGTTGGGAGCCGCCCTAGGCTATTTAATTGGCTTGTTAGAAGTGCATACTCTGGGCAGCGCCGCCGCCACAACCTACGCCTTAGCCGGGATGGGAGCCTTTTTTAGCGCGGTTGCCAAAGTGCCGATTACGGGGATCGTGATTATCTTTGAGATGACCACCGATTTTAACCTGGTTTTGCCGTTAATGATTGGCTCGGTTACGGCTTATCTGATTGCCGATGCGCTGAGTAAAACTGGACTGTACAATCGCCTTTTGGAGTGGAATGGCGTTTCGCTCTCCAAAGAGCCATCGTCCAATAACTTTTTAAGACAACTGACGGCGGCGGATGTGATGCAACGGCGGGTAGAAACGCTCTCCAGTCAGCTTCCCCTGGCTGAAGCGGCTCAAGCCTTTTCGCGATCGCACCATCGCGGTTTTCCGGTGGTGAATGAGGGCGTGTTGGTGGGCATTGTCACTCAAACCGACCTGGCGAAGATGGAAAGCCGCGCCCTACCGGGGGAAACACCGCTTTCGGAAATTATGACCCCCGATCCGGTGACAGTGCGCCTTTCTGATAGTTTGAGCGAGGTGTTATATCGCCTCGACCGCTACAAACTCAGCCGCCTCCCGGTGACAGAAGGTCGGAAATTAGTCGGGATTATTACCCGTAGCGATATTATCCGCGTTGAGAGCGATCGCCTCAACTTCAAAACGCCCCAAGGTCCCAAAGCCGAACCCTCCTATGTGGTGTATCAAACCCGCTCTCCGGCTACGGGGCGCGGTCGCTTGCTGGTGCCTCTTGCCAACCCGCAAACCGCGCATTTACTGGTGCGTACGGCTGCCGCGATCGCCCGCGAGAAACACTACGAACTGGAATGCTTGAGCGCGATCGTTGTTTCTAAAAGCGATGCCCCCGATCGAACGCCTGTAGACCTGACCAAAGCCCTCGATCTGCTCCAAGAAGCGATCGCGATCGCCCAAAGCTGGCAAATTCCCATTCACACCCAAATTCGCACCACTCACGATATTGCTCAAGCGGTTCTCGAAACGATTCAAGAGCGCAATATTGACTTAATTTTAATGGGATGGAAAGGACAAACCTCAACGCCCGGTCGCATTTTTGGCAGCGTGGTTGATACGTTGATTCGCCAAGCCCCCTGCGATGTCTTGCTCGTTAAATGGGGCACCCCTCAAGCTCAGGTACGCTCTTATCTCAACGGTCAAGCGGCTGATTTATTTGGGAATCGAGTTGTGGGAGAAGAAAAAGCAAACAACGGTCGAGGTTTGCCCCGCCATCCCCTCACGTATTCCTCAGTTAGTACCGATTTATCCTATTGTCCCTTACCCCTATTCAATCGCTATCTGATTCCAATGGCAGGAGGCCCCAATTGCGCGGCGGCCATTCGCTTAATTCCGGCGCTGGTTCACCTCAGTCAATCTCCAGAAATTCAATTGTGTCAAATCTTTGAACCGGGCAAACAGGCGATTAATACCCAGGTAATGCAGTCAGCGACCGATTTTCTCAACTCGCTGTTGAAGTGTCCGATCAACTCTATCGCTTTGCGATCGCCAGTTGTCACCGATGCCGTCATTCAACTGGCTAAACAGGAACAATGCGATGTTGTAATTGTGGGGGCGAGTCGGGAAGGGCTGTTGAAACAAGCCTGGGCGGGGAATATTCCCGAAGCGATCGCCCTTCATTGCGATTGTACCGTCATTTTATTTCGTCAAGCGGCTCCCCCAGAGGAGGGATGAACTGAACCCTGTGAAAAGTGCCATATT
Coding sequences within:
- a CDS encoding chloride channel protein, with the translated sequence MTIINKWLLPRGRIAIAEACAIGFVSGLSAVFLKEGVNTVGGWRIQLAQQLPPLIALPLVGIVFGLIAGFLVERFAPETTGGGIPQVKSALAGVPVALNWRVALVKLGSCILSLSSGMTLGRQGPTVHIGAALASELSRIVPTSPSHRRQLIAAGAAAGLAAGFNAPIAGVLFVVEELLHDFSELTLGTAILASFIGAVVSRLLGGQSLNVNLDLTAYTTSFSAPEIPFYILLGLLAGVFGTLFNQGILTALAVNRRWRVRMPVRVAIAGAISGIAIALLPASFQNHTGLREFLLTGDATAIGAILAFISHFLLTCIAYGSGAPGGLFAPALLLGAALGYLIGLLEVHTLGSAAATTYALAGMGAFFSAVAKVPITGIVIIFEMTTDFNLVLPLMIGSVTAYLIADALSKTGLYNRLLEWNGVSLSKEPSSNNFLRQLTAADVMQRRVETLSSQLPLAEAAQAFSRSHHRGFPVVNEGVLVGIVTQTDLAKMESRALPGETPLSEIMTPDPVTVRLSDSLSEVLYRLDRYKLSRLPVTEGRKLVGIITRSDIIRVESDRLNFKTPQGPKAEPSYVVYQTRSPATGRGRLLVPLANPQTAHLLVRTAAAIAREKHYELECLSAIVVSKSDAPDRTPVDLTKALDLLQEAIAIAQSWQIPIHTQIRTTHDIAQAVLETIQERNIDLILMGWKGQTSTPGRIFGSVVDTLIRQAPCDVLLVKWGTPQAQVRSYLNGQAADLFGNRVVGEEKANNGRGLPRHPLTYSSVSTDLSYCPLPLFNRYLIPMAGGPNCAAAIRLIPALVHLSQSPEIQLCQIFEPGKQAINTQVMQSATDFLNSLLKCPINSIALRSPVVTDAVIQLAKQEQCDVVIVGASREGLLKQAWAGNIPEAIALHCDCTVILFRQAAPPEEG